A stretch of the bacterium genome encodes the following:
- a CDS encoding T9SS type A sorting domain-containing protein encodes MASVKSKKIQIILLTCLAVLVWQGFTYAQKNAGFTGKSLAQKVKPGLNVLEIRPDRILLEWNAPPVELVRDEESGAVTEVQMGTLDPVHEPGVLLLPRAAELFEALPGQVTVTLVEAEYEPLNLGECLPMPEDFIVDERPSSSSPDTFWAKVDPLAGLSMRERMRRTEKVSGTRPERVAEVTEAGIYRGHRLMSLHVNPVQINTLTGVGRVLTRARLQVSLPISSNNEMRLPDSYNENHTLRKMLGKFADTALPTRRPDVREERERFALDDDFPIFNVNRWRIYVRETSIIRLTGEYLRTMGVPIDQITPWDLHIWNKGREIPIVVEGQEDGRFDEFDHIDFFGERNERTYVESIPSLWQDPFSSENCYQLFWGDGRPGLRMGEVNGTWQSVWNLQPVRSVRVKLHFERDRYFDRLSQLSSVLGADLYRKGPHNLLQDHWFWGERIDALSSRDFEAYLPFPNPNAPFSFEPVVVRACLTGFSSTPGYNHYVRVSLNGLSDNGLTAGRQHASDPAPQWGGQAPIIFETDRTAGTNNILTSNLVNGNNVITVHVPGNQIAGTADKILVNWFEVEYERDMRSRNGEFRFDFNRNVGDTAAYDIRGFPSQNIQVWKLGHSRLTNLETRRVTPADESASWAVRFPLVSDGPRDVLVFGENYIAQPFLVVPDSVQVDLRNHPGAEYVMVVYDPFYADTSVRLLDSLRRINFNNSVLTIPLSEVYEQFSGGLITPYALRDFMMYAYDHWSVRPTHLCLVGDAVLEQRENNIPGNQIPTFAIPTYAFGVSSADYIMGCISGPHWDIIPDIAVGRISCRTPQELGTYVRKVFIYETDPDFENRTPSNVLMVADYYDSGPPPLDFVAAFSEPAVKAMVENTTVNVTRVYLDSIPAGQGPIALRDALRDGCVAANYNGHGGGGVWSGSSLINVGGVRLLNNRESFPFITNFTCYVGAFDDRSQASVLGEAFLFARNNNNDIVGAIGFYSSSGVGWAIAGQSMQRRLYDFFLQQPGYTMGEAAALNKARWWSASSTPLGWSSNYSMMMMMNLLGDPGVKLQIPQEEFEPRIFAESNIVRSRDSLGNPDSLRVIMTLPWQQNSSTVTYAYVLPYNGDRRRPSNFGSPVLVTTFSPAFNQNQIDPQFYTTQICTSDAVPLNRFVTPRGNVVVYVTNPALRRNAIGRFPIYLADSLSTVQFLDIEAVPDSVAFSGEPFRVQSLILHLDAIQSVRFRGLYTPAQGPVRLDTMSMVETAPSVYTTVRDIGPYDFEGATYRVKFFVTPVGGTEFESDYFSLPLERSPDFNLSFVISASPAQRGGRRPYYYQPFSVQRTGSTAQLDNVTIRLTATRDSTYTSGGNTITVRVDSFTVNHLLPNLSFGEYEREAWIPTEFRPGLWNVNITIDPDNLIRETREGNNSRTFEINMPSYYPATRQLGTFLTRPLNVGPHKYWSVTGNDTLEVRVFPGILPRDSAAIGYSQPVLLTQAQQAELSSKGLRRPFTQSTHGVFSALFDDSLGSLSDSFRAMVTISLDGRDTLRSQVPSANYAIYARDPKLKQWVRARNTTVTRIPTDSTRILNPGNPSLDTLVTWHLRVSGEVATLGELALFRVFDAQGPTIEVSIGGLRYTQGAIVPSRPQIFTTFRDPAGVMRNDTAFHLILDGDTISPSLITWNDESWTANTLSAMIEPDLEPGTHVLRVIATDNHGNTSTYDAQFDVRRDFGFEWAINYPNPFAQNTTIAYVLTGVTDQFTEAKIYTVSGRHIRTLREIERATVNYRTLQWDGRDDKGEEVANGVYFAKIIAKQGKEEIETIVKLAKVRK; translated from the coding sequence ATGGCATCTGTGAAGTCTAAGAAAATACAAATCATACTCTTAACCTGTTTGGCCGTGCTGGTCTGGCAGGGCTTCACCTATGCCCAAAAGAATGCAGGGTTTACAGGCAAATCTTTGGCGCAGAAGGTCAAGCCCGGGCTGAATGTGCTGGAAATCCGACCTGACCGGATTCTGCTGGAGTGGAACGCTCCGCCCGTTGAACTCGTACGGGACGAGGAAAGCGGTGCCGTGACCGAAGTGCAAATGGGAACACTCGACCCTGTGCACGAACCGGGCGTGCTGTTGCTGCCGAGGGCGGCCGAGCTTTTCGAGGCATTGCCAGGTCAGGTGACGGTCACGCTGGTGGAAGCGGAGTATGAACCGCTGAATCTCGGTGAATGCTTGCCGATGCCTGAGGACTTCATTGTGGATGAACGCCCCAGCTCGTCGAGTCCCGACACCTTCTGGGCGAAGGTTGATCCGCTGGCGGGCTTGTCTATGCGGGAACGGATGCGCCGGACCGAAAAAGTCTCCGGCACGCGTCCTGAACGTGTGGCAGAAGTCACAGAGGCCGGGATTTACCGCGGTCATCGGCTCATGTCACTACACGTCAATCCCGTGCAAATCAATACATTAACGGGAGTTGGCAGGGTTCTCACGAGAGCAAGGCTGCAAGTCTCATTGCCTATTTCGTCAAATAACGAAATGCGATTGCCGGACAGCTACAATGAGAACCACACTCTGCGGAAAATGCTGGGGAAGTTCGCAGATACTGCCCTGCCCACTCGTCGGCCGGACGTCCGCGAAGAGCGCGAACGCTTCGCTTTGGATGACGACTTCCCGATTTTCAACGTCAATCGTTGGCGCATCTACGTCCGCGAAACCAGTATCATCCGGCTGACCGGGGAGTATCTGCGGACGATGGGTGTGCCGATTGACCAGATTACCCCGTGGGACCTGCATATCTGGAATAAGGGACGCGAGATTCCTATCGTTGTCGAAGGTCAGGAAGACGGACGTTTCGATGAGTTTGACCACATCGACTTCTTCGGCGAACGCAATGAGCGTACGTACGTAGAAAGTATTCCATCGCTCTGGCAGGACCCGTTCTCCAGCGAAAATTGCTATCAGCTCTTTTGGGGCGACGGGCGGCCCGGGCTGCGCATGGGCGAAGTCAACGGCACGTGGCAGTCCGTCTGGAATCTCCAGCCGGTGCGCAGCGTGCGTGTGAAGCTGCACTTCGAACGCGATCGCTATTTTGACCGACTGAGCCAGCTCTCGAGCGTGCTCGGAGCGGACCTCTATCGCAAAGGCCCGCATAATCTGTTGCAGGACCACTGGTTCTGGGGCGAGCGCATTGACGCACTCTCGTCACGCGATTTCGAAGCCTATCTGCCATTTCCCAATCCCAACGCTCCCTTCAGTTTTGAACCGGTGGTTGTGCGCGCCTGTCTGACCGGATTCAGCTCGACTCCGGGGTATAACCATTACGTCCGTGTCTCCTTGAACGGCCTGTCGGACAACGGCTTAACCGCCGGACGGCAGCACGCGAGCGACCCCGCACCGCAATGGGGAGGCCAAGCTCCGATTATCTTTGAAACCGACCGGACAGCGGGGACAAACAACATCCTGACCTCAAACCTTGTGAACGGCAACAACGTGATTACCGTTCACGTCCCGGGAAATCAAATTGCCGGTACCGCCGACAAGATTCTGGTCAACTGGTTCGAGGTTGAGTATGAGCGTGACATGCGCTCGCGCAACGGCGAATTTCGCTTCGACTTCAATCGCAACGTCGGAGACACGGCCGCGTACGATATTCGCGGCTTCCCGTCACAGAATATTCAAGTCTGGAAGCTCGGACACAGTCGCCTGACCAATCTGGAAACGCGCCGCGTCACTCCCGCGGATGAGTCCGCAAGCTGGGCAGTGAGATTCCCGCTTGTGTCCGACGGGCCGCGTGATGTGCTGGTGTTCGGCGAAAATTACATCGCGCAGCCATTTCTGGTGGTGCCGGACTCCGTGCAAGTGGACTTGCGTAATCATCCCGGCGCGGAATATGTGATGGTCGTCTACGACCCGTTCTATGCCGATACGTCTGTGCGGCTGCTGGACAGTCTGCGGCGTATCAACTTCAACAACTCTGTGTTAACGATTCCGCTGTCTGAAGTCTATGAACAGTTCTCCGGCGGACTGATAACGCCCTACGCTTTGCGCGACTTTATGATGTACGCCTACGACCACTGGAGTGTGCGGCCCACGCATCTCTGTCTGGTCGGCGACGCCGTGCTGGAACAGCGAGAGAACAACATTCCGGGAAATCAGATTCCCACCTTTGCTATTCCGACCTATGCCTTCGGAGTCTCCTCCGCCGACTATATCATGGGCTGCATCTCGGGACCGCACTGGGACATCATACCGGACATCGCCGTCGGGCGAATCTCCTGCCGGACGCCGCAGGAACTGGGCACTTACGTCCGAAAGGTGTTCATCTACGAGACCGACCCGGACTTTGAGAACCGCACCCCGAGCAACGTGCTGATGGTTGCGGACTACTACGACTCCGGTCCTCCTCCGCTCGATTTCGTCGCCGCGTTTTCCGAACCTGCGGTGAAGGCCATGGTGGAAAACACCACGGTGAATGTGACCCGCGTGTATCTCGACAGCATTCCCGCCGGACAGGGGCCGATTGCGCTGCGGGACGCCTTGCGCGACGGTTGTGTGGCAGCAAATTACAACGGACACGGCGGCGGTGGTGTGTGGTCGGGAAGTTCGCTGATTAACGTCGGCGGTGTGCGCCTGTTGAACAACCGCGAGTCGTTCCCCTTTATCACGAACTTCACCTGCTATGTCGGCGCGTTCGATGACCGCAGCCAGGCTTCGGTACTCGGCGAAGCCTTCCTGTTTGCGCGCAATAACAACAACGACATTGTCGGCGCGATTGGATTCTACAGTTCTTCAGGAGTCGGATGGGCTATCGCCGGGCAATCCATGCAGCGCAGGCTTTACGACTTCTTCCTCCAGCAGCCGGGCTACACGATGGGCGAAGCCGCCGCGCTGAACAAAGCGCGCTGGTGGAGCGCGAGCAGTACTCCGCTCGGCTGGAGTTCGAATTACTCGATGATGATGATGATGAATCTGCTCGGTGACCCGGGTGTAAAACTGCAGATTCCTCAGGAAGAGTTCGAGCCGCGCATTTTTGCTGAATCCAACATCGTCAGATCGCGGGACAGCCTGGGAAATCCGGACTCCCTGCGTGTTATCATGACCCTGCCGTGGCAGCAGAATTCGTCCACCGTGACTTACGCCTATGTGCTGCCCTACAACGGCGACCGGCGCCGGCCGTCGAACTTCGGCTCACCAGTGCTGGTGACCACGTTTAGTCCGGCCTTCAATCAGAATCAGATAGACCCGCAGTTCTACACGACTCAAATCTGTACATCGGATGCCGTACCGCTGAATCGTTTTGTCACTCCGCGTGGCAATGTGGTGGTCTATGTGACTAATCCTGCGCTCAGGCGCAACGCCATCGGCAGATTCCCAATTTATCTTGCCGATAGTCTCTCCACCGTGCAGTTTCTCGATATCGAAGCCGTTCCGGATTCGGTCGCGTTCAGCGGTGAACCGTTCCGTGTCCAGTCGCTTATCCTGCATCTGGACGCAATTCAGAGCGTGAGATTCCGTGGACTCTACACTCCGGCGCAGGGGCCAGTCAGACTGGACACGATGAGTATGGTGGAGACCGCGCCGAGCGTATACACAACTGTGAGAGACATCGGCCCGTATGACTTTGAAGGCGCGACCTATCGTGTGAAGTTCTTTGTGACGCCTGTCGGCGGCACGGAGTTCGAATCAGATTATTTCAGTCTGCCGCTGGAACGCTCTCCCGATTTTAATCTCTCGTTCGTGATTTCGGCGTCGCCCGCACAGCGCGGAGGCCGCCGGCCTTACTATTATCAGCCGTTTTCCGTACAGCGCACGGGCAGCACCGCGCAGTTGGACAATGTCACGATTCGTTTGACCGCGACGCGTGATTCAACCTACACGTCCGGCGGGAACACCATCACCGTGCGCGTCGACTCGTTTACGGTGAATCATCTGCTGCCCAACCTGTCGTTCGGTGAATATGAGCGCGAAGCGTGGATTCCCACGGAATTCCGTCCCGGACTCTGGAACGTCAACATCACCATCGATCCGGACAATCTGATTCGCGAAACCCGCGAAGGCAACAACTCGCGCACGTTCGAAATCAACATGCCGAGCTACTATCCGGCCACGCGGCAGCTGGGAACCTTCCTGACCAGACCGTTAAACGTCGGGCCGCACAAATACTGGTCCGTGACCGGCAATGATACGCTCGAAGTGCGCGTTTTCCCGGGAATTCTGCCGCGGGACAGCGCAGCCATAGGTTATTCGCAGCCCGTGCTGCTAACACAAGCTCAGCAGGCGGAACTCTCGAGTAAGGGTCTGCGCAGGCCGTTCACGCAAAGCACCCACGGCGTCTTTTCGGCGTTGTTCGACGATTCGCTCGGTTCGCTGTCCGACAGTTTCCGCGCGATGGTGACCATATCGCTTGATGGCCGCGACACGCTGCGCAGTCAGGTTCCGTCGGCAAACTATGCGATATATGCGCGAGACCCGAAGCTCAAACAGTGGGTGCGCGCGCGCAATACGACGGTCACGCGAATTCCAACCGACTCGACGCGCATACTGAATCCGGGAAATCCTTCGCTTGACACATTGGTGACGTGGCACCTGCGCGTGTCAGGGGAAGTTGCCACGCTTGGAGAGTTGGCTCTGTTTCGCGTCTTTGACGCACAGGGACCGACCATCGAAGTCAGTATCGGCGGCCTGCGCTACACGCAGGGAGCCATTGTTCCCAGCCGTCCACAGATCTTTACGACCTTCCGTGATCCGGCTGGCGTGATGCGAAACGACACGGCATTTCATTTGATTCTCGACGGTGATACAATTTCACCAAGTTTGATCACATGGAACGACGAGTCGTGGACCGCGAACACGCTGAGTGCGATGATCGAACCCGACCTTGAACCCGGAACGCATGTGCTGCGGGTGATCGCCACAGACAATCACGGCAATACGTCGACCTACGACGCGCAGTTTGACGTGCGGCGGGACTTCGGTTTTGAATGGGCGATTAACTATCCCAACCCGTTTGCGCAAAACACAACCATTGCTTATGTGTTGACGGGAGTCACGGATCAATTCACGGAAGCCAAGATCTACACCGTGTCCGGACGACATATCCGCACATTGCGCGAAATTGAACGCGCGACGGTCAACTACCGGACGCTGCAATGGGACGGCCGCGACGACAAGGGCGAGGAAGTGGCAAACGGTGTCTACTTCGCGAAGATCATCGCCAAGCAAGGCAAGGAAGAGATCGAGACCATCGTCAAGCTGGCAAAGGTGCGCAAATGA
- a CDS encoding glucose-6-phosphate isomerase, protein MSLSLNFSYAHSKKLAGHGISNEMLKPTIERTSKALEHLRREREAGKLPYLDLPNDTKTRDACKAMAAKFEGFENFFLSGIGGSALGPNAIFNALAHPLHNLLSPAKRKGRPRFFVLDNVDPVQTDALLSACKPEKTVYNIISKSGATAETAAASLLIIDQLKKRVGSDWKKNIVCTTDPQSGDLRKLCNDEGLQTLPLHPGVGGRFSVLTPVGLFPSYVLGFDVEAMLAGAAEMRERCLDSDVQKNPAAQMAALLYLFDSTQHKKMHVMMAYANGLYGLADWFRQIWAESLGKETDNEGRVVNVGPTPLKALGATDQHSQVQLYIEGPYDKVFLFLECKKFGKRLRLPELYSNVSSLGYLGGQTMNKLIAAEFAATREALAQRGRPSITLTFPEIDAHAVGEFFMLWEIVTSLSGSLYRINPYDQPGVELGKVLTYGLMGRAGFEDKAKGIKV, encoded by the coding sequence ATGTCTCTGTCCCTGAACTTCAGTTACGCCCATTCTAAAAAGCTTGCCGGTCACGGCATTTCCAATGAGATGCTCAAGCCGACCATTGAGCGCACTTCCAAGGCTCTGGAACACTTGCGCCGTGAGCGCGAGGCGGGTAAGCTCCCGTATCTCGATTTGCCGAACGATACCAAGACCCGCGACGCCTGCAAAGCGATGGCGGCCAAGTTTGAAGGATTTGAGAACTTCTTTTTGTCCGGTATCGGCGGCAGCGCGCTCGGACCGAATGCGATATTCAATGCGCTGGCGCACCCGCTGCATAACCTGCTCTCGCCGGCCAAGCGCAAGGGTCGTCCCCGTTTTTTTGTGCTGGACAATGTGGACCCCGTGCAAACGGATGCATTGCTGTCAGCTTGTAAACCAGAAAAGACGGTCTACAATATCATTTCCAAGAGCGGTGCGACAGCGGAGACCGCCGCAGCCTCTCTGCTGATCATTGATCAGTTGAAAAAGCGTGTGGGCAGCGATTGGAAGAAGAACATCGTCTGCACGACGGATCCGCAAAGCGGGGATTTGCGCAAGCTCTGCAACGATGAAGGACTACAGACCTTGCCGCTGCATCCGGGAGTGGGCGGTCGCTTTTCGGTTTTAACTCCGGTGGGGCTTTTCCCTTCATACGTGCTTGGTTTCGACGTGGAGGCGATGCTGGCCGGAGCGGCGGAGATGCGCGAGCGGTGTCTCGATAGCGACGTGCAGAAGAATCCTGCCGCGCAGATGGCGGCGCTGCTCTATCTGTTCGACAGCACGCAGCACAAAAAGATGCACGTAATGATGGCCTATGCGAACGGGCTTTACGGGCTGGCGGACTGGTTCCGTCAGATTTGGGCGGAATCCCTCGGAAAGGAAACGGACAACGAAGGGCGCGTGGTCAATGTCGGTCCGACGCCATTGAAGGCTCTCGGTGCGACCGACCAACACAGTCAGGTGCAGCTGTATATCGAAGGGCCATACGATAAGGTCTTCCTCTTCCTCGAATGCAAAAAATTCGGCAAGCGGCTCAGACTGCCGGAGCTTTATTCCAATGTTTCGTCGTTGGGCTACTTGGGCGGCCAGACGATGAACAAACTCATCGCCGCGGAATTTGCGGCAACGCGTGAAGCGCTGGCGCAGCGCGGCCGCCCGTCCATCACGCTGACATTCCCCGAAATTGATGCACACGCAGTCGGCGAATTTTTCATGCTGTGGGAAATCGTCACGTCGCTGTCCGGCTCGCTCTATCGTATCAATCCTTACGACCAGCCGGGTGTGGAACTTGGCAAGGTTTTGACTTATGGCCTGATGGGCCGCGCAGGTTTCGAAGACAAGGCCAAGGGGATTAAGGTGTAA
- a CDS encoding glutathione peroxidase: protein MTASDLSSIPFQTNSGDTTTLAAYKGQVVLIVNTASECGQTPQYAGLEKLYETYKERGLTVIAFPSNDFGKQEPGSNEEIKEFCTTNYGVTFPLMAKIPVLGEGKHPLYKYLVEHSEPAEEIQWNFTKFLLDRSGNVAARFHYKVKPDAPEVIAKIEELLGAASSE from the coding sequence ATGACCGCATCTGATCTCTCATCCATTCCGTTTCAGACGAATTCCGGCGATACGACGACTCTGGCAGCGTACAAAGGTCAGGTCGTGCTAATCGTCAATACGGCCAGTGAATGCGGACAAACTCCGCAATATGCGGGACTCGAGAAGCTTTACGAAACTTACAAGGAACGCGGCCTGACGGTGATTGCCTTCCCGTCCAACGACTTCGGAAAACAGGAGCCGGGTTCGAATGAGGAAATCAAGGAATTCTGCACGACGAATTACGGCGTGACGTTTCCGTTGATGGCGAAGATTCCGGTGCTGGGCGAAGGCAAACATCCGCTCTACAAGTATCTGGTCGAGCATAGTGAGCCTGCGGAAGAGATACAGTGGAATTTTACGAAGTTCCTGCTCGATCGGAGCGGGAACGTCGCCGCAAGATTTCACTACAAAGTTAAGCCCGACGCGCCGGAAGTGATTGCCAAGATTGAAGAACTTCTGGGAGCCGCATCGTCGGAATGA
- a CDS encoding glycosyltransferase, with amino-acid sequence MTPLLTVGLPIYNAEAYLTECLQSIKTQTLKEFEVIAILDCPTDKSAEILRQHADSRFRILENERNLGTARTINRIIELSSTELLARMDSDDVMFPERLQRQFDYLNEHPEIAAVGSYFNKIDERSREIESPFVFPVTPDEIRERFREYVCFQHGAATFRLAPLRAVGGFDHTLAEDLYVTLKLLAGGYQLANIPEPLLSYRIHSQSITFAAEEATLRAADEAYRIYGPKIWGERAPDYVGGRTRLQRLRRRMKRNLSRMFTK; translated from the coding sequence GTGACGCCGTTGCTGACGGTGGGGCTTCCGATTTACAACGCGGAGGCCTATCTTACGGAATGCCTGCAGTCTATCAAGACGCAGACACTCAAAGAATTCGAAGTGATTGCGATACTGGATTGCCCGACCGACAAGTCGGCGGAGATTCTCCGGCAGCACGCGGATTCACGGTTCAGGATACTCGAGAACGAACGGAATCTCGGCACTGCACGAACGATTAACCGGATTATCGAACTCAGCTCGACGGAGCTGCTCGCGCGGATGGACTCGGACGACGTCATGTTTCCCGAGCGTCTGCAGCGGCAGTTCGATTATTTGAACGAGCATCCTGAAATCGCGGCGGTCGGGAGTTATTTCAACAAGATTGACGAGCGGAGCAGGGAAATCGAGAGTCCTTTTGTGTTTCCTGTGACGCCGGACGAGATTCGCGAGAGGTTTCGGGAGTATGTGTGTTTTCAACACGGTGCGGCGACGTTTCGGCTCGCTCCGCTGCGCGCGGTCGGTGGATTTGACCACACGCTTGCGGAAGACCTGTATGTCACGCTGAAGCTGTTAGCCGGCGGGTATCAGCTGGCGAATATTCCCGAGCCGCTGCTCAGCTATCGCATACACAGTCAATCCATAACTTTTGCAGCGGAAGAGGCGACACTTCGCGCCGCGGATGAAGCATACCGGATTTACGGGCCGAAGATTTGGGGTGAACGTGCGCCGGATTATGTCGGGGGACGAACCCGCTTGCAGCGATTGAGGCGCCGCATGAAGAGAAATCTATCAAGAATGTTTACGAAATGA
- a CDS encoding bifunctional metallophosphatase/5'-nucleotidase — protein sequence MKNCLIVLILMVCAVSARSGETYSLVICNTNDVHGGVDSSEASFMNPEFPPALGGGASLATLVKRMRAYAAEQGKGFLLLDTGDIFQGTLVGTKSEGTAVMRFMNEVKYDAWVLGNHEFDLGRDVCERLIAQAEFPTLSSNIFEIAGNDTQLYVQPYLIKEYGPLKVGIVGITTSGTQRASFEGNVRDLYFAPEVTSLAAYRDTLLNKGCNVIIAACHLGLPFDRWEAWDELERKAAQGWKSDYTRNAFELARRVPGIDVLFAGDIHVGYVEPWVDPVTHTPCFQGYGRGTNLMCVEFEFDVATGQLLGWKNFADESTLITLFSDQFPRDRAIAECIDTVVARVEVGFNEKIGESEQPITRIGEGESAMGNLVSDAMLWRLRGDIALTNKGGVRTDLPAGNITPQDVFNVLPFDNTLGSVEVTGAFIKDLLEDKVAYGGSGLYVAGMRVKIDRSRERGSRVISLEIGGKPYVAEQSYRLVTTDYLLEGNSGMEKLAALRSQAAVESGIYMREAVIEYIKSHSPLRPVLDGRWQFVDRS from the coding sequence ATGAAGAATTGCCTAATTGTCCTGATTCTGATGGTTTGCGCTGTCTCCGCACGGAGCGGGGAAACGTATTCGCTGGTCATCTGCAATACGAACGACGTGCACGGCGGAGTGGATTCATCGGAAGCATCTTTTATGAATCCCGAGTTTCCGCCCGCATTGGGCGGCGGCGCGTCGCTGGCGACTTTGGTCAAGCGGATGCGTGCGTATGCCGCGGAACAGGGCAAGGGGTTCCTGTTGCTGGACACGGGCGATATTTTTCAGGGGACGCTGGTCGGGACGAAGAGCGAAGGCACGGCGGTGATGCGTTTCATGAATGAAGTGAAGTATGACGCGTGGGTGCTCGGCAATCACGAGTTCGATTTAGGCAGAGACGTCTGCGAACGGTTGATCGCGCAGGCGGAATTCCCCACGTTGTCGTCCAACATCTTCGAGATTGCGGGCAACGATACGCAGCTATACGTCCAGCCGTATCTGATCAAGGAATACGGTCCGTTGAAGGTGGGAATTGTGGGGATTACGACGAGCGGGACGCAGCGCGCGAGTTTTGAGGGAAATGTGCGCGATCTCTACTTTGCGCCAGAAGTGACGTCGCTGGCGGCCTATCGCGACACGTTGCTGAACAAAGGCTGCAACGTGATAATTGCCGCGTGCCATTTAGGGTTGCCGTTCGACCGCTGGGAAGCTTGGGACGAACTCGAAAGAAAGGCGGCGCAGGGATGGAAGTCGGATTACACGCGCAACGCGTTTGAGTTGGCGCGGCGCGTGCCGGGAATAGATGTGTTGTTTGCGGGAGACATTCACGTAGGCTATGTGGAGCCGTGGGTGGATCCGGTGACGCACACACCGTGTTTTCAGGGTTACGGACGCGGCACGAATTTAATGTGCGTCGAATTCGAGTTTGACGTCGCGACGGGCCAGCTTTTGGGCTGGAAGAATTTTGCCGACGAGAGCACGTTGATCACACTGTTTTCGGATCAGTTTCCGCGCGACCGTGCGATCGCGGAGTGCATAGATACAGTGGTGGCGCGAGTTGAAGTCGGATTCAACGAGAAGATCGGCGAATCGGAGCAGCCGATTACACGTATCGGTGAAGGCGAGTCGGCGATGGGGAATCTGGTGAGCGACGCGATGCTGTGGCGGTTGCGGGGGGATATCGCACTGACCAACAAGGGGGGGGTGCGGACAGATTTGCCGGCGGGAAACATCACGCCGCAGGACGTGTTCAATGTCCTGCCGTTTGACAACACGCTCGGATCGGTGGAAGTGACGGGCGCATTCATCAAAGATTTGCTCGAGGATAAGGTAGCCTACGGCGGGAGTGGGCTCTACGTGGCGGGGATGCGCGTGAAAATAGACCGTTCGCGCGAGCGCGGAAGTCGGGTGATTTCACTGGAGATTGGCGGGAAGCCGTATGTCGCGGAGCAGAGCTACCGGCTGGTGACGACGGATTATTTATTGGAAGGCAACTCGGGGATGGAGAAGCTCGCGGCGCTGCGCAGTCAGGCGGCGGTTGAATCGGGCATCTACATGCGCGAGGCTGTTATTGAATATATCAAGTCGCATTCTCCGCTGCGTCCGGTATTGGACGGCCGCTGGCAGTTTGTGGACAGAAGTTGA